The Vibrio rhizosphaerae genome contains the following window.
ACAACATTGAATTGTTCAATACGCTGTTTAATTAGATCGCTAATTTCCGTGGAATTAAGTTGCATGCTCCAATCCCCATCAAGACTGTAATGCATCGCTCAGACGGCTCAAACGGCCATGTACTGAGTTATCGATGATTAAGTCTCCGGCTCGAATAATTACCCCACCGAGTAGGGCCTCATCTATACTGCAATTCAGCTGAACTTTGCGCTCGAGGCGCTGCTCCAGTTTGCTGCTGATCTCTGCTTTTTGTTCTGCGGAAAGCTCCGTTGCAGAAACAACGCTCACTTCCACCTGTTTTTCATGCTCTTTTTTCAACACAAAAAACAGTTCACAAACATCAGGGAGCGCTCTTAAACGCCCATTTTCAGCCATCACCCGAAGCAGGTTCTGACCGTATTCATCAAACTGTTCACCACAAACCGCAACAAAAATTTCTGCCAACTTATCGGCAGCCATTGAACTATTCAAAAGCTCATGGATTTGTTCGTTTTTGGTCACTTCCGCAGCAAAAGTAAGCATCTCACCCCATTGGTTGAGTTGCCCTTTTTCCACCGCAAAGTCAAATGCTGCTTTAGCATAGGGGCGTGCTATTGTTGTCAAATCAGACATTTGCGCCCCCCTAGTTAAAGTTTCGCAGTAATGCTATCGAGAATATCTTTATGCGCATCTTTATCAATAGAACGCTCAAGAATCTTCTCAGCTCCAGCCACAGCAAGCGCAGCAACCTGTTTACGTAAGTCATCTCGGGCACGAATACGCAAAGACTCAATTTCAGCTTCAGCCTGAGCAATCAGGTGATTCCGCTCAACAATGGCTTCATCTCTCGCTTCATCAAGAATTTGTACTTTTCGTTTGTTCGCCTGTTCAATAACTTCAGCCGCTGCTTGCTTGGCTTCTTTGATACGTTCAGAAGCATTCGCTTTCGCTAGATCAAGGTCTTTCTCAGCGCGCTCAGCAGCTGATAGACCGTCAGCAATTTTTTTCTGACGTTCTTCAATCGCTGCCATCAATGGTGGCCATACATATTTCATGCAGAACCAAACAAAGAGAGCGAACGCAATAGCCTGACCTAGCAGAGTTGCGTTTATATTCACCGCAGACTCCTTCTATGTTTGCAAATAATTAAAAACACCAGCCAATTTCTAGACACAATGAATGTGCTAACTTAGCCGGCAACCGCAAACATGACGTACAAACCTAGACCAACAGAGATCATAGGAATCGCGTCCACAAGACCCATCACGATAAAGAACTGAGTACGGATAAGTGGGATAAGATCTGGCTGGCGCG
Protein-coding sequences here:
- the atpH gene encoding F0F1 ATP synthase subunit delta; translation: MSDLTTIARPYAKAAFDFAVEKGQLNQWGEMLTFAAEVTKNEQIHELLNSSMAADKLAEIFVAVCGEQFDEYGQNLLRVMAENGRLRALPDVCELFFVLKKEHEKQVEVSVVSATELSAEQKAEISSKLEQRLERKVQLNCSIDEALLGGVIIRAGDLIIDNSVHGRLSRLSDALQS
- the atpF gene encoding F0F1 ATP synthase subunit B, whose protein sequence is MNINATLLGQAIAFALFVWFCMKYVWPPLMAAIEERQKKIADGLSAAERAEKDLDLAKANASERIKEAKQAAAEVIEQANKRKVQILDEARDEAIVERNHLIAQAEAEIESLRIRARDDLRKQVAALAVAGAEKILERSIDKDAHKDILDSITAKL
- the atpE gene encoding F0F1 ATP synthase subunit C — encoded protein: MENLNMDLLYLSAAIMMGLAAIGAAIGIGMLGGKYLEGAARQPDLIPLIRTQFFIVMGLVDAIPMISVGLGLYVMFAVAG